From Nicotiana tabacum cultivar K326 chromosome 20, ASM71507v2, whole genome shotgun sequence, one genomic window encodes:
- the LOC107769960 gene encoding pentatricopeptide repeat-containing protein At4g13650-like: MGSVVDGQLKLEAEKDDELNNCAPGLGYAVQRLIRGLSSSRECARQGFALGLAILVSAFPCIKLDALSKLTVDLLEDQDKDCLFGCLFTYGASWNNMISGYVRMGLYLYAVILFVEMWGFGIQPNGYFVASLLTAFSRLENMVLEGFQIHGLVMKYGLLNDVFVETSFLHFYGVYGLPCSAKALFEEMPEGNVVTWTSLMVAYSDNGYPEVVIDLYRRMGHDEVSGNENTCTAVISSCIALDDDFLGHQMLGQVVKSGFQDHVSVSNSLISMFGSFGCIEDASYIFEAMIDRDTISWNSIISALAYNQLYKKAFNSFSEMRHVHDDVNSTTLSALLSICGTIDCLNLGRGVHSLSLKSGWDSNICVCNTLLSMYLEASRPKDAESLFFAMAAKDVISWNSMMAGYVLTGKYFKALEVFAELLHLQRTVNYVTFASALAACSDGQLLDEGKTVHALVIVHGLHNNLIVGNALVTMYGKCSMMWEAKKVFQKMPDKELVTWNALIGGYADNKDTLEAVRNFKSMREEENPPNYITLINVLGSCSTETDLLNYGKPLHGHIILTGFETNECVRNSLITMYADCC; the protein is encoded by the exons ATGGGatcag TGGTCGATGGTCAACTCAAATTGGAAGCTGAAAAGGATGATGAGTTGAATAATTGTGCCCCTGGTTTGGGATATGCAGTTCAAAGGCTCATTCGTGGCCTTTCTTCATCGAGAGAGTGTGCAAGGCAGGGATTTGCATTAGGCCTGGCAATATTGGTTAGTGCATTTCCATGCATAAAATTGGATGCACTGTCGAAGTTAACTGTCGACTTGTTGGAGGATCAGGACAAAGATTGCCTATTCGGATGCTTGTTTACTTATGGGGCGTCTTGGAATAATATGATATCTGGGTATGTTAGGATGGGTCTTTACTTGTATGCTGTAATTCTTTTTGTTGAAATGTGGGGTTTTGGAATTCAACCAAATGGGTATTTTGTGGCTAGCTTGTTGACTGCATTCAGTAGATTGGAAAATATGGTTTTGGAAGGATTTCAAATTCATGGATTGGTTATGAAATATGGTTTGTTGAATGATGTTTTTGTGGAAACTTCTTTTCTCCATTTTTATGGTGTATATGGACTACCTTGTAGTGCTAAAGCACTGTTTGAGGAAATGCCTGAAGGGAATGTTGTAACTTGGACTTCCTTGATGGTTGCATATTCAGATAATGGTTACCCAGAGGTGGTAATAGATCTGTACCGAAGAATGGGACATGATGAGGTGTCTGGTAATGAAAACACATGTACTGCTGTTATTAGTTCTTGCATAGCTCTTGATGATGATTTTTTGGGTCATCAAATGCTAGGTCAGGTTGTAAAGTCTGGATTCCAAGACCATGTTTCTGTATCAAATTCTCTTATTTCGATGTTTGGTAGTTTTGGTTGCATTGAAGATGCCTCTTATATCTTTGAGGCCATGATTGACCGTGACACTATATCATGGAATTCGATTATTTCAGCACTAGCGTATAACCAATTGTACAAGAAAGCGTTCAACTCCTTTTCTGAAATGCGTCATGTTCATGATGATGTCAATTCAACTACACTTTCTGCATTGTTGTCTATATGTGGAACTATTGATTGTCTAAACTTAGGCAGAGGTGTTCATAGTTTGTCGTTGAAATCAGGATGGGATTCTAATATTTGTGTGTGTAATACTCTTCTCTCCATGTATTTGGAGGCTTCGAGGCCCAAAGATGCTGAAAGTTTGTTCTTTGCCATGGCAGCAAAGGATGTGATTTCGTGGAACTCCATGATGGCTGGTTATGTTTTAACAGGTAAGTACTTCAAAGCTTTGGAAGTGTTCGCTGAACTGCTTCACTTGCAAAGAACAGTTAACTATGTGACTTTCGCTAGTGCTTTGGCTGCGTGTTCAGATGGTCAATTGCTTGATGAAGGAAAAACTGTTCATGCTCTTGTAATTGTTCATGGGCTCCATAACAATTTAATAGTTGGCAATGCATTAGTCACCATGTATGGGAAGTGTAGTATGATGTGGGAGGCTAAAAAGGTATTTCAAAAAATGCCTGACAAGGAATTAGTCACTTGGAATGCATTGATTGGTGGCTATGCAGATAATAAGGACACACTTGAGGCAGTGAGAAATTTTAAGTCAATGAGAGAGGAAGAGAATCCTCCAAATTACATTACTTTGATTAATGTTCTTGGTTCTTGCTCAACTGAAACTGATCTGCTGAACTATGGCAAGCCGTTGCATGGACATATAATTCTGACTGGTTTTGAGACAAATGAATGCGTCAGGAACTCTCTCATCACTATGTATGCGGACTGCTGTTGA